The Streptomyces cadmiisoli genome has a segment encoding these proteins:
- a CDS encoding type 1 glutamine amidotransferase domain-containing protein, protein MAKILFVMTGAAYWTLKNGHKHPTGYWSEEFAAPYSIFTGAGHQITVATPGAVIPTLDMMSLRPSMNNGEENALKLENVIREADELRSPISLKDVRLEDYDAVYYPGGHGPMEDLSTDAESGMLLRRALASGKPLAIVCHAPAALLATRDENNETPFANYRLTGFTNDEEAGVGFADEAKWLLEDELRKLPTDYSRGPTWQPYIVVDRNLYTGQNPASSTKLAEEVLKVL, encoded by the coding sequence ATGGCCAAGATCTTGTTCGTGATGACCGGCGCCGCCTACTGGACCCTCAAGAACGGCCACAAACACCCCACCGGGTACTGGTCCGAAGAGTTCGCGGCGCCCTACAGCATTTTCACCGGAGCCGGTCACCAGATCACCGTCGCCACTCCCGGGGCGGTGATTCCGACGCTGGACATGATGAGCCTGCGGCCCAGCATGAACAACGGCGAGGAGAACGCTCTCAAGCTCGAGAACGTGATTCGGGAAGCGGACGAACTGCGCAGTCCCATCTCCCTGAAGGACGTGCGCCTGGAGGACTACGACGCGGTCTACTACCCCGGAGGACACGGCCCCATGGAGGACCTGTCCACCGACGCCGAGTCGGGGATGCTCCTGCGGCGGGCTCTGGCCTCCGGCAAGCCACTGGCCATCGTGTGCCACGCTCCGGCCGCCCTTCTCGCCACGCGCGACGAGAACAACGAGACGCCCTTTGCGAACTACCGCCTCACAGGCTTCACCAACGACGAAGAAGCCGGAGTCGGATTCGCCGACGAGGCGAAGTGGCTGCTGGAGGACGAACTCAGGAAGCTGCCCACCGACTACTCCCGCGGTCCGACATGGCAGCCCTACATCGTCGTGGACCGAAACCTCTACACCGGCCAGAACCCAGCTTCGTCCACGAAGCTCGCCGAAGAGGTCCTCAAAGTCCTCTGA
- a CDS encoding S8 family serine peptidase → MIPHAYASTDAASTPDKPTSVDESVISRTVTLVTGDRVTVRSGGSAPGTTTVQGPDGEPVGAHVTSMGADTYVYPDSAMPYLGRGLIDKRLFNVTRLLREGYGDAERLPLILTYKNDAAAKRSGAVPEGSREVRSLDSVRGKAVTEDLGRADDFWSALTGHQAADAGSRSESASPSFAQGVAKVWLDSKIEADLADTVAQVGAPSVWAEGNTGEGVDVAVLDTGVDAQHPDLDGRIETSASFVPGQAVTDRHGHGTHVAATVAGTGAASQGKEKGVAPGADLHVGKVLNDSGSGYDSWLLAGMEWAAKDQRAKIISMSIGGDPTDGTDLLSQAVNTLSEETGALFVVAAGNNGPNASSVESPGAADAALTVGAVNGEDQIALFSSRGPRLVDHALKPEITAPGVDVLAARSQYSPGEGHYTTMSGTSMATPHVAGAAALLAAEHPDWTGQQLKDALVSTAKSTPELGPYDGGSGRLDIAATTKAPVVATGTAYLGIHPRNNKLSGAAERQVTYTNTSGTDITLDLALDAPGVPHGLITLSSDRVTVPAGGTETVTVAADLSTTSDKGLYTGVIEATGPGGQVLADTVVGVSTEDQPHHLVIKVTGRNGEPVPASITVIRENDPAGVAYPFQTGSGTADVLVPEGTYAVWAWGVVEGAHGPSSRGVGLLAAPKVVVDTDTTVTLDGTALREVKAVTPKESVDARLRMDYHRSLGDTASVTDAYTVPMAFDSMWAKPGDRVDGDEMSVTARWRKIQPELSVESGSQSFDDLWLLPGSARLPEGSRHVAAVFAGTGTAADYSGLDAKGKVAVVRRGNLDKQVTAAEKAGVKLLLIVNGEPGRYFDGVSRTPVTVATLTKDLGEHLISQVSKGGVSLRVTSHPTTDYLYDLVRHWNGRVPDNLTYRPQQRQLARVDVDFRRRSGETALDSRFDITPHRHTKVGNAPIEVTQRFRTDWVTADDSVRWMTEVFTPEVIQWGASIAYPAGSTHREQWFGPIQRPRLNDSIDLPQRSDAGFIFSVPGWGDSGADHAGIAVPGQLDQTLALYQGNTLVAETPGGYLETQTKLRPELLPYRLVATTERDPAFYPYSTRTRTTWQFVSGSGEQGRTARLPLLQLDYALDTDLEHKAARSAKVTLLPSHLPAATNAGTVRSAGLWVSYDDGATWREQRLKKTGHGWETQLRAPAGAKHVTLRAQARDSRGNSVEQTVIRAFGLR, encoded by the coding sequence GTGATCCCGCACGCGTACGCTTCCACGGACGCGGCGAGCACACCGGACAAGCCCACCTCCGTGGACGAGAGCGTCATTTCCCGTACGGTCACTCTCGTCACCGGAGACAGGGTCACCGTACGTTCCGGGGGTTCCGCTCCCGGCACCACGACGGTCCAGGGACCCGACGGCGAACCCGTCGGTGCTCATGTGACCTCCATGGGTGCGGACACCTACGTGTATCCGGACAGCGCCATGCCGTACCTCGGCCGCGGGCTGATCGACAAGCGCCTCTTCAACGTCACGCGGCTTCTCCGCGAGGGTTACGGCGACGCGGAACGGCTCCCCCTCATCCTGACCTACAAGAACGACGCCGCCGCGAAGCGTTCGGGAGCGGTACCCGAGGGATCCAGGGAGGTGCGCTCGCTCGACAGTGTCCGGGGCAAGGCGGTGACCGAGGATCTCGGCCGGGCGGACGACTTCTGGTCAGCCCTGACAGGTCATCAGGCTGCGGATGCGGGAAGCCGTAGCGAGAGCGCCTCTCCCTCCTTCGCTCAAGGAGTCGCGAAGGTGTGGCTGGACAGCAAGATCGAAGCCGACCTGGCGGACACGGTGGCCCAGGTCGGTGCTCCCTCGGTCTGGGCGGAAGGCAACACCGGGGAAGGCGTCGACGTCGCGGTCCTGGACACCGGTGTCGACGCCCAGCATCCGGACCTGGACGGCCGTATCGAGACGAGCGCCAGCTTCGTCCCGGGGCAAGCGGTCACCGACCGGCACGGCCACGGCACACACGTGGCCGCCACCGTCGCCGGCACCGGTGCCGCCTCCCAGGGCAAGGAGAAGGGCGTCGCACCGGGCGCCGACCTGCACGTGGGCAAGGTGCTGAACGACAGCGGGTCCGGATACGACTCCTGGCTCCTGGCCGGCATGGAATGGGCGGCGAAGGACCAGCGGGCGAAGATCATCAGCATGAGCATCGGCGGAGATCCCACGGACGGCACTGACCTGCTCAGCCAGGCCGTCAACACGCTCAGCGAGGAGACGGGCGCACTCTTCGTCGTCGCGGCGGGCAACAACGGCCCCAACGCTTCCTCCGTCGAGTCTCCGGGGGCGGCGGACGCCGCGCTCACGGTGGGCGCGGTGAATGGCGAGGACCAGATCGCCCTCTTCTCCAGCCGTGGACCGCGTCTGGTGGATCACGCTCTCAAGCCCGAGATCACCGCTCCGGGCGTGGACGTGCTGGCCGCACGGTCGCAGTACTCGCCCGGTGAGGGTCACTACACCACCATGAGCGGCACGTCGATGGCCACCCCTCATGTCGCGGGCGCGGCAGCGCTCCTGGCCGCGGAACATCCTGACTGGACCGGTCAGCAGCTCAAGGACGCCTTGGTGAGTACGGCCAAGTCGACCCCGGAGCTCGGCCCCTACGACGGTGGCAGCGGGCGGCTGGACATCGCCGCGACGACAAAGGCGCCGGTGGTCGCCACCGGCACCGCCTACCTCGGCATCCACCCCAGGAACAACAAGCTGTCCGGGGCGGCCGAACGACAGGTCACCTACACCAACACGTCCGGCACGGACATCACCCTCGATCTGGCACTCGACGCGCCTGGGGTTCCCCACGGACTGATCACGCTCTCCAGCGACCGGGTCACCGTGCCGGCGGGCGGTACCGAGACGGTCACGGTCGCGGCGGATCTGAGCACGACCTCGGACAAGGGCCTGTACACGGGTGTCATCGAGGCCACCGGCCCGGGCGGACAGGTCCTGGCCGACACGGTCGTCGGTGTCAGCACCGAGGACCAGCCTCACCACCTCGTCATCAAGGTCACCGGCAGGAACGGGGAACCCGTCCCGGCATCGATCACTGTGATCCGCGAGAACGACCCGGCCGGCGTCGCCTACCCCTTCCAGACCGGAAGCGGTACGGCGGATGTGCTGGTGCCGGAGGGAACCTATGCGGTGTGGGCGTGGGGAGTGGTCGAGGGCGCTCACGGTCCCAGCTCACGAGGGGTGGGCCTGCTCGCCGCGCCCAAGGTGGTCGTCGATACCGACACCACCGTGACGCTGGACGGCACCGCGCTCCGTGAGGTGAAGGCGGTCACGCCGAAGGAGAGCGTCGACGCGCGTCTGCGGATGGATTACCACCGCTCCCTGGGCGACACGGCTTCCGTCACCGACGCCTACACCGTTCCGATGGCTTTCGACAGCATGTGGGCGAAGCCCGGCGACCGGGTGGACGGCGACGAAATGTCCGTCACCGCGCGCTGGCGCAAGATCCAGCCCGAACTTTCCGTCGAATCGGGGAGCCAGTCCTTCGACGATCTGTGGCTGCTGCCCGGATCGGCCCGGCTTCCTGAGGGAAGCAGGCATGTGGCCGCGGTCTTCGCGGGTACCGGCACCGCTGCCGACTACTCCGGCCTGGACGCCAAGGGCAAGGTCGCCGTGGTCCGCCGCGGCAACCTCGACAAGCAGGTGACCGCCGCTGAGAAGGCCGGCGTGAAGTTGCTGCTCATCGTCAACGGCGAGCCGGGACGGTACTTCGACGGCGTCAGCCGCACACCGGTGACGGTGGCGACGTTGACCAAGGACCTGGGAGAACACCTGATCTCCCAGGTGAGCAAGGGAGGCGTCAGCCTCCGCGTCACCTCACACCCCACGACCGACTACCTCTACGACCTGGTCCGGCACTGGAACGGCCGTGTCCCGGACAACCTCACCTACCGGCCTCAGCAGCGCCAACTGGCGCGGGTCGACGTCGACTTCCGCCGCCGGTCCGGCGAGACGGCGCTCGACTCCCGTTTCGACATCACGCCCCACCGGCACACCAAGGTCGGCAACGCACCGATCGAAGTCACCCAGCGATTCCGCACCGACTGGGTCACCGCCGACGACTCCGTACGGTGGATGACCGAAGTGTTCACCCCGGAAGTCATTCAGTGGGGCGCGAGCATCGCCTATCCGGCGGGCAGCACTCACAGGGAGCAGTGGTTCGGCCCGATCCAGCGACCTCGCCTCAATGACTCGATCGATCTTCCGCAGCGCTCGGACGCCGGGTTCATATTCTCCGTACCGGGCTGGGGTGACTCGGGCGCGGATCATGCCGGGATCGCGGTTCCTGGCCAGCTCGACCAGACACTGGCCCTCTACCAAGGAAACACCCTCGTCGCCGAGACACCCGGGGGCTACCTCGAAACCCAGACGAAGTTGCGCCCAGAGCTGCTTCCGTACCGGCTCGTCGCGACAACGGAGCGCGACCCGGCGTTCTACCCGTACTCGACCCGGACGCGGACGACCTGGCAGTTCGTGTCCGGTTCCGGCGAGCAAGGCAGGACCGCCCGCCTGCCACTCCTCCAGCTCGACTACGCGCTGGACACCGATCTGGAGCACAAGGCTGCCCGCTCCGCGAAGGTGACACTCCTCCCGTCCCATCTGCCGGCAGCAACGAACGCCGGGACCGTCCGGTCCGCCGGCCTGTGGGTCTCCTACGACGACGGGGCCACCTGGCGGGAGCAGCGACTGAAGAAGACGGGGCACGGTTGGGAGACGCAACTGCGCGCACCCGCCGGCGCCAAGCACGTGACCTTGCGTGCCCAAGCCCGCGACAGTCGTGGCAACAGCGTCGAGCAGACCGTGATCCGCGCGTTCGGCTTGAGGTGA
- a CDS encoding S8 family serine peptidase: protein MAAAKSPTVHANTVSVTLVTGDKVTVTPGDGRPAAVAVRGPDGSESSARISTVGKDTYVYPTSAARFLAAGLLDKRLFNITQLMADGYDDGQVSRVPVIVTYAKGLGDTAADARRQAARLPDEATDVRPLTSVNGAALTVGASDAAEFWSALTDEPHDQGSRRSAGSASFTNGVAKVWLDGKVKATLADSTAQIGAPQVWNDGNTGKGVDVAVLDTGYDVDHPDLQDVASSKTFVPGQSVDDGSGHGTHVASTIAGTGAASDGRERGVAPGASLHVGKVLADEDYGLDSWIVAGMEWAARDVKARVISMSLGVDRPADGTDLLSRSVNELSAETGALFTIAAGNSGPSEHTVRSPGTATAALTVGAVDSADSIAQFSSRGPRLGDDALKPEITAPGVGILAARSRHARFGEGDYAALSGTSMATPHVAGAAALLAARHPDWDATLLKDALVSTAAPTDAISADDGGNGRVDAAAAVRSSLIATATADAGMHSLGGDPGETVGKQVTWTNAGSEPVTVDLAIEAPGAPEGLFTLSASRLTVPAHGTASATMTTHLDKAPAAHRYRGHVIASVSGTVTTRTLIGVSTQEKPYHLRLKLRDQQGKPVDGLVELLRKDGGPDAYSIVYSSDGEVDRILPPGTYAAWAFAHVRGVQGESSLGLGLLGQPEISLTRDTDVTLGGPTLRLTEARTPRPSVSDTEGRIDYIRSFAPAETVSVSALVDARVDSIWAQQSRKVTEGSMLYTARWRKLQPVLTLTSGDQSFDDLWLQPGSGRLPAGSRTLKTVFAGDGNPADYASIDAAGKAVVVRRGDDSEQIPAARDAGAALLLIVNDDFGRLRSPISRTPLTVVGLSASAGEKLISRIQAAGNGRVTLHAVSNPVTSYLYDLTHTWRDEIPARPVYAPKTGQLATVENDFRNNPEHKVEEYRFDLQPYTTRESGVAVPADTGRHRTDYVTADPSVRWRQYLVVAAATAVQSTDILTYSAGRTSEVTWFGPIQRPRLNGSIVELPYRTGNRMVAPDLPGWGDSGQNHVGTYGHGTQSTDLYRGAKRIAGTDGSWIEADTVAAPAGYRLVTRTEHNGSLPYSTRTLTEWSFRSAAARDASEKVQLPLIQLDYGIPTRFDGTAKRDATLTVAPSHLPGGPRASVRTTRVELSYDDGVTWRNAQLRHGADGTEVRLSAPAKASFLTVRAHATDRHGNAVTQTITRAVGIG from the coding sequence ATGGCCGCGGCGAAATCGCCGACCGTCCACGCGAACACGGTCTCCGTCACCCTCGTCACCGGCGACAAGGTGACGGTCACCCCAGGGGACGGCCGTCCGGCGGCCGTTGCCGTTCGCGGCCCTGACGGAAGCGAGTCCAGCGCGAGGATCAGCACCGTCGGCAAGGACACCTACGTCTATCCGACGTCCGCCGCCAGGTTCCTGGCGGCAGGGTTGCTGGACAAGCGCCTGTTCAACATCACCCAGCTCATGGCCGACGGCTACGACGACGGGCAGGTCAGCCGCGTACCCGTCATCGTCACCTATGCCAAGGGCCTCGGTGACACAGCGGCTGACGCCCGGCGGCAGGCAGCGAGACTGCCGGACGAGGCAACTGATGTCCGGCCTCTCACCAGTGTCAACGGTGCCGCGCTCACGGTCGGCGCGTCCGACGCTGCCGAGTTCTGGTCCGCACTGACCGATGAGCCACACGACCAAGGATCGCGGCGCTCCGCGGGCAGCGCGTCCTTCACCAACGGTGTCGCCAAGGTGTGGCTGGACGGCAAGGTCAAGGCCACTCTTGCCGACAGCACCGCCCAGATCGGGGCCCCGCAGGTCTGGAACGACGGCAACACCGGCAAGGGGGTTGACGTCGCGGTCCTGGACACCGGCTACGACGTGGACCATCCCGATCTGCAGGATGTCGCCTCGTCGAAGACCTTCGTACCGGGCCAGTCCGTCGACGACGGAAGCGGTCACGGTACGCACGTCGCCTCCACGATCGCCGGTACCGGCGCGGCCTCCGACGGCCGGGAACGAGGTGTCGCTCCCGGCGCGTCCCTGCACGTGGGCAAGGTGCTGGCCGACGAGGACTACGGCCTCGATTCCTGGATCGTGGCGGGGATGGAGTGGGCGGCTCGGGACGTCAAGGCCCGTGTCATCAGCATGAGTTTGGGCGTGGACCGGCCTGCTGACGGTACCGATCTCCTCAGCCGGTCGGTGAACGAGCTGAGTGCTGAGACCGGCGCCCTGTTCACCATCGCCGCCGGCAACTCGGGGCCTTCGGAGCACACGGTCCGCTCACCGGGCACGGCGACCGCCGCGTTGACCGTCGGCGCCGTCGACTCGGCCGACTCGATCGCCCAGTTCTCCAGCCGCGGACCGCGACTCGGTGATGACGCGCTCAAGCCGGAGATCACCGCTCCCGGCGTCGGCATTCTGGCCGCCCGGTCCCGCCATGCCCGGTTCGGCGAGGGCGACTACGCCGCCCTGAGCGGCACCTCGATGGCGACCCCTCACGTCGCGGGCGCGGCGGCCCTCCTGGCCGCCCGGCATCCCGACTGGGACGCCACACTTCTCAAGGACGCGCTGGTCAGCACGGCTGCCCCGACCGACGCCATCAGCGCCGACGACGGCGGCAACGGAAGAGTCGACGCGGCGGCCGCCGTCCGCTCCTCCCTCATCGCGACGGCGACCGCCGACGCGGGCATGCACTCGCTCGGCGGCGATCCCGGCGAGACCGTGGGCAAGCAGGTCACCTGGACGAATGCCGGGAGTGAGCCGGTGACGGTGGACCTGGCCATCGAGGCACCCGGGGCTCCGGAAGGCCTGTTCACCCTGTCGGCCTCGCGGCTCACCGTCCCTGCCCACGGCACCGCGTCGGCGACCATGACCACGCACCTGGACAAGGCCCCGGCAGCTCACCGATACCGGGGACACGTCATCGCCTCGGTTTCCGGCACGGTGACCACCCGCACGCTGATCGGCGTCAGCACGCAGGAGAAGCCCTACCACCTGCGGCTCAAACTGCGAGACCAGCAGGGCAAGCCGGTTGACGGACTGGTGGAGCTGCTGCGCAAGGACGGCGGGCCAGACGCCTACTCCATCGTCTACAGCTCCGATGGCGAAGTGGATCGGATTCTGCCGCCCGGTACCTACGCGGCATGGGCGTTCGCGCACGTCCGGGGTGTTCAGGGGGAGTCCTCGCTCGGCCTGGGGCTGCTCGGTCAACCGGAGATCTCCTTGACCCGCGACACCGACGTCACGCTCGGAGGTCCGACGCTCCGCCTCACCGAAGCGCGGACTCCCCGTCCCAGCGTCAGCGATACGGAGGGGCGCATCGACTACATCCGGTCCTTCGCCCCCGCCGAGACGGTGAGCGTCTCGGCTCTGGTCGATGCACGCGTCGACAGCATTTGGGCCCAGCAGAGCCGCAAGGTCACCGAGGGCTCGATGCTCTACACGGCGCGGTGGCGCAAGCTGCAGCCGGTGCTGACCTTGACCTCGGGCGACCAGTCGTTCGATGACCTGTGGCTTCAGCCCGGCTCGGGCAGGCTGCCGGCGGGAAGCCGGACCTTGAAGACCGTCTTCGCGGGCGACGGAAACCCGGCCGACTACGCCTCGATCGACGCGGCCGGCAAGGCCGTTGTGGTCCGGCGCGGTGACGACAGCGAACAGATCCCGGCGGCCAGGGACGCCGGCGCGGCACTGCTGCTGATCGTGAATGACGACTTCGGCCGTCTGCGTTCCCCTATCAGCAGGACGCCCCTGACCGTGGTCGGACTCTCCGCGAGCGCGGGCGAGAAGCTGATCTCCCGTATCCAGGCGGCCGGAAACGGCCGCGTCACCCTGCACGCCGTGTCCAACCCCGTCACCTCGTACCTCTACGACCTCACGCACACCTGGCGCGACGAGATCCCCGCACGGCCGGTCTACGCTCCGAAGACCGGGCAACTGGCGACCGTCGAGAACGACTTCCGCAACAATCCGGAGCACAAGGTCGAGGAGTACCGGTTCGACCTCCAGCCCTACACCACCCGGGAAAGCGGCGTGGCCGTGCCGGCCGACACCGGCAGGCACCGCACCGACTACGTGACCGCGGACCCGTCGGTGCGCTGGCGGCAGTACCTCGTGGTGGCCGCGGCGACGGCGGTGCAGAGCACGGACATCCTCACCTACTCCGCCGGGCGGACCTCCGAGGTCACCTGGTTCGGCCCGATTCAACGCCCGAGGCTGAACGGCAGCATCGTCGAACTGCCGTACCGCACGGGCAACCGGATGGTGGCTCCTGACCTGCCGGGCTGGGGCGACTCCGGGCAGAACCACGTCGGAACGTACGGCCATGGCACTCAGTCGACCGACCTGTACCGGGGGGCCAAGCGGATCGCCGGGACCGACGGCTCCTGGATCGAGGCGGACACCGTGGCGGCGCCGGCCGGGTACCGACTCGTCACCCGCACCGAGCACAACGGATCACTCCCGTACTCGACGCGGACGCTCACCGAATGGTCCTTCCGGTCGGCGGCGGCACGTGATGCCTCCGAGAAGGTGCAGTTGCCGTTGATCCAGCTCGACTACGGCATCCCGACCAGGTTCGACGGGACGGCGAAGCGGGACGCGACGCTGACGGTCGCACCGTCCCACCTGCCCGGAGGTCCGCGCGCATCGGTCCGCACGACGAGGGTCGAGCTCTCGTACGACGACGGGGTCACCTGGCGGAACGCACAGCTCCGGCACGGCGCCGACGGCACCGAGGTACGGCTGAGCGCCCCGGCGAAGGCGTCGTTCCTGACCGTACGCGCCCATGCGACGGACCGTCACGGCAACGCCGTCACCCAGACGATCACACGGGCGGTCGGCATCGGCTGA
- a CDS encoding helix-turn-helix domain-containing protein → MSDANQEHVDDSSQDRERASDFKSFMHLTPQQVQDTSRAFQEWEDGPFSHLTGLSIPDQSAHRGFRFSANGLLFDGLLSAKVYCDSLTGVSGSDQDQDPVVADLVTSGRIEFTAKGVSHDVTPGRICIRDTRASWEFSCSPGTRLRVISIPRHLVFSRAYSPAALNQAFISDVKTPEVRFLTNFLEAIEKSSDDLDQSHSAQGIALDACASVFSSMLSDRSIAGLQEHPNATLTAARHFIEKNLDRHDLSPVMVAQTVGVSVRTLHRFFSESNDSVMAFTRRRRLQKAHAEMMSQGSTARISEIAARWHFADSSHFIRHFKSFYGATPAAYLRNHSGSDRRDTDG, encoded by the coding sequence ATGAGCGACGCAAACCAGGAACATGTCGACGATTCATCACAGGATCGGGAACGTGCAAGTGACTTCAAATCTTTTATGCACTTGACTCCTCAGCAGGTCCAGGACACCTCGCGCGCTTTCCAGGAATGGGAAGACGGACCCTTCTCGCATCTCACTGGGCTGTCCATTCCAGATCAGTCCGCCCACCGAGGCTTCAGATTCTCTGCGAACGGCCTTCTCTTCGACGGCTTACTTTCCGCAAAGGTCTACTGTGACTCCCTCACGGGCGTTTCCGGAAGCGATCAGGACCAAGATCCGGTCGTCGCCGACCTGGTGACTTCCGGACGTATCGAGTTCACGGCGAAGGGCGTATCGCACGACGTGACACCGGGACGCATTTGCATTCGCGACACAAGGGCGTCTTGGGAGTTTTCCTGCAGTCCGGGCACCCGACTGCGCGTGATTTCGATCCCTCGCCATCTGGTGTTTTCGCGAGCATATTCACCGGCTGCACTCAATCAGGCATTCATTTCCGATGTCAAGACGCCGGAAGTGCGCTTCCTGACCAATTTCCTGGAGGCGATCGAAAAGAGCAGTGACGACTTGGATCAGTCGCATTCGGCCCAAGGTATCGCCTTGGACGCCTGCGCGTCAGTCTTCTCCAGCATGCTGTCCGATCGTTCGATCGCCGGGCTGCAGGAACACCCGAACGCGACTTTGACGGCGGCGAGGCACTTCATCGAGAAGAACCTGGACCGACACGACCTCTCCCCCGTGATGGTCGCCCAGACGGTCGGCGTGTCCGTGCGGACACTGCACCGGTTCTTTTCTGAGTCGAATGATTCCGTCATGGCCTTCACGCGTCGGCGGCGTCTTCAGAAGGCTCACGCCGAAATGATGAGCCAGGGAAGCACGGCCAGGATTTCTGAAATTGCCGCGCGCTGGCATTTCGCGGACTCAAGTCACTTCATCCGGCACTTCAAGTCCTTCTATGGAGCGACACCAGCCGCGTACCTCAGAAACCACAGCGGATCGGACCGCCGGGATACGGACGGCTGA
- a CDS encoding serine/threonine-protein kinase has translation MLDEGAVSAGQGHRRTVAGRYQLLSALGTGGMGTVWRAYDQVLHREVAVKEVKAPDDLAASEVERMHARLEREAWAAARICHPNVVTVYDVAKEDERPWIVMELIRGSSMADLLKAEGALSPQRAAHVGVEVLAALRAAHAAGVLHRDVKPANVLMAHDGRVVLTDFGIATLEGTSGLTMAGEMVGSPEFLAPERALGQALGPASDLWSLGILLYAAVEGRSPFRQTTPLVTLRAIVEEDLPPARQAGSLASVIEGLLQKNPEERLAAEQTHRKLCAIRDGRTTGVTAHPATSQVTTPIIGSPVAPRPDRRRRRTAVLGVSAVALLLVGGGLTYRAANGDGQESTAAPEKSEPSRSSGSVEVSVSGERSAYQGSCPPYNENAPTFTATFTVDRTPAVVSYRWVTDKDSLIDDEWQTLPFAAGDATTKSKSLDFSTYYGESFRTLIGVEVRKPQAVRSDSELLVIECDEG, from the coding sequence ATGCTCGATGAGGGCGCCGTGTCCGCAGGGCAGGGTCACCGACGTACCGTAGCCGGCCGCTACCAACTGCTGTCCGCCCTCGGTACGGGGGGCATGGGAACGGTCTGGCGCGCCTACGACCAGGTGCTGCACCGCGAAGTGGCCGTCAAGGAAGTCAAAGCACCTGATGATCTGGCGGCGTCGGAAGTCGAGCGCATGCACGCCAGGTTGGAACGTGAAGCGTGGGCCGCGGCACGGATCTGCCATCCGAACGTGGTGACCGTCTATGACGTGGCCAAGGAAGACGAGCGTCCATGGATCGTCATGGAGCTGATCCGCGGTTCGTCCATGGCGGATCTGCTCAAGGCCGAAGGAGCGCTGTCGCCTCAACGAGCGGCTCATGTAGGCGTGGAGGTGCTCGCCGCCCTGCGTGCCGCCCACGCGGCCGGGGTGCTGCACCGCGACGTCAAGCCGGCCAACGTGCTCATGGCCCACGACGGCCGGGTGGTGCTCACCGATTTCGGTATCGCCACGCTCGAAGGCACGTCCGGGCTCACCATGGCCGGTGAGATGGTCGGATCCCCCGAGTTCCTGGCACCCGAACGGGCACTGGGCCAAGCGCTGGGGCCCGCCTCGGACCTGTGGTCGCTCGGCATCCTGCTGTATGCCGCAGTCGAGGGGCGCTCGCCGTTCCGGCAGACAACCCCGCTGGTCACCCTGCGCGCCATCGTCGAAGAGGATCTCCCACCGGCCCGTCAAGCAGGCTCACTTGCCTCCGTGATCGAAGGGCTGCTGCAGAAGAACCCGGAAGAGCGTCTGGCCGCGGAGCAGACGCACCGGAAGCTCTGCGCGATTCGGGACGGCCGCACCACTGGCGTCACGGCCCATCCGGCCACAAGTCAGGTGACCACTCCGATCATCGGGTCACCGGTCGCCCCCCGGCCCGACAGACGTCGCCGTCGAACCGCCGTGCTGGGCGTGAGTGCGGTGGCACTGTTGCTCGTGGGCGGAGGACTCACTTACAGGGCGGCGAACGGGGACGGGCAGGAGAGTACGGCGGCGCCGGAGAAGTCCGAGCCGTCGCGCTCCAGCGGATCGGTGGAGGTGTCCGTGTCCGGCGAGCGCAGTGCCTACCAGGGCAGCTGCCCGCCCTACAACGAGAACGCTCCCACCTTCACCGCGACCTTCACCGTCGATCGGACCCCGGCCGTGGTGTCGTACCGGTGGGTGACGGACAAGGACTCGCTGATCGACGACGAGTGGCAAACGCTGCCGTTCGCAGCGGGTGACGCAACGACGAAATCGAAAAGCCTGGACTTTTCGACCTACTACGGTGAGTCTTTCCGTACGTTGATAGGCGTCGAAGTCCGCAAACCGCAGGCGGTCCGGTCGGACAGCGAACTTCTGGTGATTGAGTGCGACGAGGGTTGA
- a CDS encoding CGNR zinc finger domain-containing protein, protein MEAIAAEQLNVQPAPGAAQYPALDLANSVVALTSGQSVDLLDTPVAAGQWLAGHDLAPAAAVLDGDDAARLHGLRAHIRSLIDSSIHGGPASEDALDALNDALTGAPSAALLSWNPISGLHRTAARPRSEIVDHALARLASDAADLLTGADAERLTACGSNPCNRYLLRHGRRHWCSTRCGDRARAARAYARRTRSATP, encoded by the coding sequence ATGGAGGCAATCGCAGCAGAGCAGCTCAACGTCCAGCCCGCGCCGGGTGCGGCGCAGTACCCGGCACTCGACCTCGCCAACAGCGTCGTCGCCCTGACCAGCGGCCAATCGGTGGACCTGCTCGACACTCCCGTCGCAGCCGGTCAGTGGCTCGCCGGGCACGATCTCGCGCCGGCGGCCGCCGTCCTGGACGGCGACGACGCAGCGCGCCTCCACGGTCTGCGCGCACACATCCGCTCGTTGATCGACTCGAGCATCCACGGCGGCCCAGCGTCCGAAGACGCTCTCGACGCCCTCAACGACGCCCTCACCGGTGCGCCGTCCGCGGCCCTGCTGAGCTGGAACCCCATCAGCGGGCTGCACCGCACAGCTGCCCGACCGCGCAGTGAGATCGTCGACCACGCCCTGGCCCGCCTGGCCTCGGACGCAGCCGACCTGCTGACGGGAGCGGACGCCGAACGGCTCACGGCGTGCGGATCCAACCCCTGCAACCGCTACCTGCTTCGCCACGGACGCCGCCACTGGTGCTCGACGCGCTGCGGCGACCGCGCCCGCGCGGCCCGCGCCTATGCCCGCCGTACCCGTTCGGCGACCCCATGA